The sequence below is a genomic window from Nostoc flagelliforme CCNUN1.
GGTACAGGAATGGTAAGTGTTACTGATGTTGATGTTTCCGGCGATCTCCAACACGCCAAAATCTACGTCAGTATTTATGGTACAGATGAAGCTAAAGCAGAAACAATGGCAGGCTTAAAGTCGGCCACAGGTTACGTCCGCAGTGAACTTGGGGCGCGGGTACGGCTACGTCGTACACCAGAGGTGCTGTTTCTCGAAGATCGCTCCATAGAACGCGGTAATAAAGTATTGGCACTACTAAACCAACTTAACCATCAGCGTCCCACAGAAAATCTGGTAACAGTAGAAGATAGCACCGATCAAGATGATGAATCATCTGATGAATGAGTAACTGAAATAACAATGTAACTTCAGAACAATTAATCTCAGCAAATCCGCCAAACAATTTACAGACGTGACGAAATCGCGTCTGTTTTAATATGAGCATAATCTATTTCAGGGATCGGTAGTTGCATATATACGTTTTTTGCTTGCCTTGGCTTCCGTTCCTACTCTACTATTCCTCTTTCGCTGTACCCCCAATACC
It includes:
- the rbfA gene encoding 30S ribosome-binding factor RbfA — its product is MATNRRVSRVAELIKREVSQMLLNGIKDDRVGTGMVSVTDVDVSGDLQHAKIYVSIYGTDEAKAETMAGLKSATGYVRSELGARVRLRRTPEVLFLEDRSIERGNKVLALLNQLNHQRPTENLVTVEDSTDQDDESSDE